In a single window of the Olivibacter sp. SDN3 genome:
- the ruvX gene encoding Holliday junction resolvase RuvX gives MRIMAFDYGTKRIGIAVTDPLKLIATALDTIHPNAIIQYLKDYLTREQVEAFVVGMPKQMDGSDSQSAMHIRGFIRLLKKTFPSIQIHTIDERFTSKIASATIAQSGLKRSKRQEKSLVDSVSAVIILQSFMESSLFK, from the coding sequence ATGCGAATAATGGCTTTTGATTATGGAACGAAACGGATAGGTATTGCAGTTACCGATCCGCTAAAGCTTATCGCCACCGCCCTAGACACCATTCACCCTAATGCGATTATTCAGTACCTAAAAGATTACCTGACACGCGAGCAAGTGGAGGCCTTTGTAGTAGGTATGCCCAAACAAATGGACGGAAGCGATTCACAATCTGCCATGCATATCAGGGGGTTTATCCGTTTGTTGAAGAAAACATTCCCGTCCATTCAGATTCACACTATTGATGAACGCTTTACTTCCAAAATAGCGTCAGCCACTATTGCACAAAGCGGTTTAAAACGTTCTAAAAGGCAGGAGAAGAGCTTGGTTGACAGCGTATCTGCTGTTATTATCCTGCAAAGTTTTATGGAAAGTTCACTATTTAAATAG
- a CDS encoding O-methyltransferase: MEILDSRLETYLTSTCDAESALLKQIGRETHLMETMPHMISGHYQGRVLSLLSTLVNPQSILEIGTFTGYATICLAEGLAANGILHTIDNNEELHERVERYFDSSGYGAQINYHIGAALEVIPTLNEIFDLVFIDADKKNNLNYYKMVIDKVRSGGLILIDNVLWKGKVTQEENDKQTEQIRLLNQYIAQDKTVQKIILPIRDGLLVIRKR; encoded by the coding sequence ATGGAGATCTTAGATAGCCGACTAGAAACCTACTTGACCAGTACCTGTGATGCAGAATCTGCGCTATTAAAACAAATTGGCAGAGAAACGCATCTCATGGAAACTATGCCCCACATGATTTCGGGGCATTATCAAGGTCGCGTATTAAGCTTGCTCAGCACCTTGGTCAATCCGCAATCTATCCTAGAAATTGGCACATTTACAGGGTATGCTACGATCTGTCTAGCTGAGGGCCTAGCAGCAAATGGCATCCTGCACACCATTGATAATAACGAAGAACTGCACGAACGGGTAGAACGATACTTTGACTCCTCAGGCTATGGAGCGCAAATCAACTATCATATTGGCGCTGCGCTCGAGGTGATCCCAACATTAAATGAAATATTTGACCTTGTATTCATTGACGCCGACAAAAAAAATAATTTAAATTATTACAAAATGGTCATCGATAAGGTTCGTTCGGGAGGCCTAATTTTAATCGATAACGTTTTGTGGAAAGGGAAAGTGACACAGGAGGAAAACGATAAGCAAACCGAACAGATACGCTTATTGAATCAATACATCGCACAAGACAAAACTGTACAAAAAATCATCCTCCCAATTAGGGATGGCTTATTGGTTATTCGAAAACGGTAG
- a CDS encoding glucosaminidase domain-containing protein translates to MKPLIVANILYFFLILVTSSNKLFAQNIAHAYIDNHKDWAISAMREFGIPASIILAVAMHESANGNSKVAVHLNNHFGIKGPNSNTQIKSAYKGYNSVKDSYDDFIAYLKNRKQLSTLFDRYPAYDYQSWAYGIMHGGYAGNKAWAAHIIALIKKHRLFELDDVPEDDIATEFELPKKAFSETPPTIYVVKKGDTLGIIAKRHHTTVKNIIRKNSLVSDRLKIGQRIKI, encoded by the coding sequence ATGAAGCCTTTGATCGTTGCTAATATTCTGTATTTTTTTCTTATACTCGTAACGTCTAGCAATAAATTATTTGCACAGAACATTGCCCATGCTTATATAGACAACCACAAGGACTGGGCAATTAGCGCCATGCGCGAGTTCGGTATCCCTGCCAGTATTATACTGGCTGTTGCCATGCATGAAAGTGCAAATGGTAACAGCAAGGTTGCGGTACATCTGAATAACCACTTTGGCATTAAAGGACCTAACAGCAATACACAGATAAAGTCGGCGTATAAAGGTTATAACTCTGTAAAAGATTCCTATGACGATTTCATCGCCTACTTAAAAAACAGGAAACAGTTAAGTACATTGTTTGACAGATACCCTGCTTACGATTATCAGTCGTGGGCTTACGGCATAATGCATGGCGGTTACGCCGGAAACAAAGCTTGGGCTGCGCATATCATAGCGCTTATAAAGAAACATCGCCTTTTTGAGCTTGACGATGTCCCGGAAGATGATATTGCCACCGAGTTTGAGTTACCAAAGAAGGCATTTAGCGAAACACCTCCTACTATTTATGTCGTTAAAAAGGGTGATACCTTAGGCATAATTGCTAAACGGCATCACACAACGGTTAAAAATATTATAAGAAAAAACAGTCTGGTGTCGGATAGACTTAAAATTGGCCAACGCATTAAAATCTAA
- a CDS encoding glucosaminidase domain-containing protein, whose translation MNKKRKFTFIALRTALILVSFSFLLGCLPKQRVLQSTKTKRQNPVTTSDRRNNSHRPNTSPIISASAQDYISKYQGIAIQEMNTYGIPASITLAQGLLESANGNSALAREANNHFGIKCTADWRGGSFLKDDDNIDDCFRVYRSAEESFRDHSEFLLRKRYAALFELDKNDYVSWARGLKKAGYATNPRYAELLIDLIERYGLHQFDQGEKVPEKINREERVLVEIAENIPKEQEQEVAKPPLEMKIHEVKRGETVYNISKQYGLTVEDLKAINSLTDEELVVGQLLLVSK comes from the coding sequence ATGAACAAAAAAAGAAAATTCACTTTTATAGCTCTCCGGACAGCATTGATTCTGGTTTCTTTTTCGTTCTTACTTGGCTGTCTTCCTAAACAACGGGTACTGCAAAGTACCAAAACCAAACGGCAAAATCCAGTCACCACAAGTGATCGGAGAAACAATTCCCATAGACCTAATACCTCTCCTATAATCAGTGCTTCTGCGCAAGACTACATCAGCAAATATCAAGGTATTGCCATCCAGGAAATGAACACGTATGGCATACCGGCTAGTATTACATTGGCTCAGGGATTGCTGGAGTCTGCCAACGGCAATAGCGCACTAGCCCGCGAGGCTAACAATCATTTTGGTATTAAATGTACAGCTGACTGGAGAGGCGGTTCTTTCTTAAAAGACGACGATAATATAGATGATTGCTTCAGGGTCTACCGCTCTGCTGAAGAATCGTTTAGGGACCATTCTGAATTTTTGCTTCGCAAACGCTACGCTGCGCTATTTGAACTGGATAAAAACGACTATGTTAGCTGGGCCCGGGGATTAAAAAAAGCAGGATATGCCACCAATCCACGTTATGCCGAGCTACTTATTGACTTGATTGAACGTTATGGCTTACATCAATTTGACCAAGGAGAAAAAGTGCCCGAAAAAATAAATCGAGAAGAGCGTGTACTGGTAGAAATTGCTGAAAACATACCGAAAGAACAGGAGCAAGAAGTAGCTAAACCACCATTAGAAATGAAAATTCATGAAGTAAAACGTGGAGAAACGGTGTATAATATCAGTAAACAGTACGGGTTGACGGTAGAAGATTTAA